From Lolium perenne isolate Kyuss_39 chromosome 5, Kyuss_2.0, whole genome shotgun sequence, a single genomic window includes:
- the LOC127299285 gene encoding uncharacterized protein → MEYVGFASRALQSQPHKKQRRSNSNNSSCQFATRAASSRLRLSNSPGIYSVQANPTSRALPLPPTMAAAAEEGRPATKYVLITGGVVSGLGKGVTASSVGVVLKSCGLRVTCIKIDPYLNTDAGTMSPFEHGEVFVLDDGGEVDLDLGNYERFLDVTLTRENNITTGKIYQSVIEKERKGDYLGKTVQVVPHVTDEIKNWIQSVSSVPVDGQARPADVCVIELGGTVGDIESMPFIEALRQLSFSLGKDNFCLIHVSLIPVLGVVGEQKTKPTQHSVRELRALGLTPDLLACRSAQPLIGSVKEKLSQFCHVPVENILDIHDVPNIWHVPLILRNQKAHDAIIKQLNLARSAGPPELRDWTQMAESYDNLSNSVKIALVGKYNNLTDSYLSVVKALLHSSVACSLKPSIQWVAASDLEDAAATSAPDAHAKSWETLKDSSCILIPGGFGDRGISGMILAAKYARENKVPYLGICLGMQISVIEMSRHVLGLGDADSEEFNTDTPDRVVMYMPEVSKTHMGNTMRLGCRRTFFRKPDCLTSKLYGSPPHVDERHRHRYEVNPTFVPMLEKAGLQFVGCDESGNRMEIVELQDHPFYIGVQYHPEFKSRPRRPSPPFTGLILAATEHVRALANISNGGAGASE, encoded by the exons ATGGAGTACGTGGGCTTTGCCAGCAGAGCACTGCAAAGCCAGCCGCACAAGAAACAGAGGAGGAGCAACAGCAACAACTCCAGTTGCCAGTTCGCCACCAGAGCAGCGTCTTCCCGTCTCCGCCTCTCCAACTCTCCCGGAATATACTCCGTCCAGGCCAACCCAACCTCCCGCGCTCTCCCTTTGCCGccgaccatggcggcggcggcggaggaggggcgGCCGGCGACCAAATACGTGCTGATTACCGGCGGGGTCGTCAGCGGCCTCGGCAAGGGCGTCACTGCCAGCAGCGTAGGCGTCGTCCTCAAGTCCTGCGGCCTCCGcgtcacctgcatcaagatcg ATCCATACTTAAATACAGATGCTGGGACTATGTCTCCCTTTGAGCATGGTGAAGTATTTGTGCTTGACGATGGTGGAGAG GTAGACCTGGATTTAGGAAATTATGAGCGTTTCCTGGATGTCACTCTGACGAGGGAAAATAACATTACCACTGGAAAGATTTATCAG TCTGTCATTGAGAAGGAGAGAAAGGGTGACTATCTTGGAAAGACGGTCCAG GTTGTTCCTCATGTAACTGATGAAATAAAAAACTGGATACAATCAGTGTCCTCTGTTCCTGTGGATGGGCAGGCTCGTCCAGCTGATGTTTGTGTTATTGAATTGGGAGGCACTGTAG GTGATATTGAATCAATGCCATTTATTGAAGCTCTACGCCAGTTGTCATTTTCTCTTG GTAAGGACAATTTCTGCCTCATACATGTGAGCCTTATTCCAGTATTGGGTGTAGTTGGTGAGCAA AAAACTAAGCCAACACAGCACAGTGTACGGGAATTAAGGGCCTTGGGTCTGACTCCTGATCTTCTAGCATGCCGATCAGCACAG CCACTAATAGGATCCGTAAAGGAGAAGCTTTCACAATTTTGTCATGTACCG GTTGAGAATATACTTGACATCCACGATGTTCCAAATATATGGCATGTTCCCCTTATTCTTAGA AACCAAAAGGCGCATGATGCTATAATCAAACAACTAAACCTTGCCAG GTCCGCTGGACCGCCTGAATTACGAGATTGGACGCAGATGGCCGAGTCATATGATAACCTCAGCAACTCT GTTAAAATTGCTTTGGTTGGGAAGTACAATAATCTGACAGATTCTTACTTGTCAGTGGTGAAG GCTCTTCTACATTCCAGTGTCGCATGTTCACTGAAACCTTCTATCCAGTGGGTTGCAGCTTCAGATCTTGAAGATGCAGCTGCAACAAGT GCACCAGATGCCCATGCCAAATCTTGGGAAACTCTTAAG GACTCCTCATGCATTTTGATACCTGGAGGATTTGGAGACCGTGGAATATCTGGGATGATATTGGCTGCAAAATATGCTCGTGAGAACAAAGTTCCGTACCTTGGCATATGCTTGGGAATGCAGATATCAGTGATTGAGATGTCTAGACAT GTTCTGGGCCTGGGAGATGCAGACAGTGAAGAGTTCAACACAGACACACCAGATCGTGTTGTTATGTACATGCCTGAG GTATCAAAAACACACATGGGAAACACGATGAGGTTGGGCTGCCGGAGAACATTCTTCCGCAAACCAGACTGTCTTACATCAAAACT GTATGGAAGTCCTCCACATGTAGATGAGCGCCATCGTCACAGATATGAG GTCAATCCTACCTTTGTTCCTATGCTTGAGAAGGCAGGCCTCCAGTTTGTTGGTTGCGATGAAAGTGGAAACAGGATGGAG atcgtagagctACAAGACCACCCATTTTACATAGGTGTTCAGTATCATCCAGAGTTCAAGTCAAGGCCTCGAAGACCGTCGCCTCCATTTACAG GTCTGATATTGGCAGCGACTGAACACGTAAGAGCACTTGCAAATATCTCCAATGGTGGTGCTGGAGCTTCTGAGTAG
- the LOC127299284 gene encoding calmodulin-binding protein 60 C: MTPPKRDLALTGAGAGAGREAAKRRLRLGVFTGASASASAAGWPVTPASPGKRMMRRSVLVVLFLLRMNDTSMTMSQRISQSQIVRMLQKLQKDQALMMSKFESKLESKLDKMDGRLENLEEKMEGVILEVKKSSRLLSNRHTDQQPRQEPYQESGTASGSNARNTHLRFLNGPNLKTPIYTEKKITSESNSAIRIGIFDADNKMIREGPLSKVKVEMLVLRGDFCSDGRESWTEEEFNSHVVQGRHGQGFVLGGDCSVWLNNGEASFGGTVRFKEGSSRTRSRKFIVAARVCIDGKVADRVREAVMKPVTVLDRRNEANEKRHPPELDDEVYRLEEISKDGTYRKRLNDAQIYTVRDFLKALNKDANKLRGEILRIKRHSSSWEKMVKHARECCLTDMHDLKAYQNIEGNVVIFLNCVHDLVGAKFDGVYTAQENFDPAKKALAYELKECARDQLDSLPFNYVMNGHLPEQVPSSTRSSLGAAILAPDEALEVHGNQLYDGMINHVVHGDQNTVNTQYYNQGEGIPPLSQQQPIAFSTPPQWDGELLDWILEGQACIHSQMQVPMPMDGGSAMEASTSVQNSVLQQPSVTEPSTWHGDRLPGAEPSDYPFQGPGYERF; the protein is encoded by the exons ATGACGCCGCCCAAGAGGGACCTGGCCCTGACGGGAGCCGGCGCAGGGGCAGGTCGGGAGGCGGCGAAGCGCCGCCTGCGCTTGGGGGTCTTCACCggagcctccgcctccgcctccgccgccggctGGCCGGTGACCCCCGCGTCGCCGGGGAAGCGGATGATGCGGCGTAGCGTGCTCGTCGTGCTCTTTCTTCTGCGAAT GAACGATACTAGCATGACGATGTCGCAAAGGATCTCCCAGTCCCAGATTGTCCGCATG CTTCAGAAGCTCCAAAAGGATCAAGCTCTTATGATGAG CAAATTTGAGAGCAAATTGGAGAGCAAATTGGACAAGATGGATGGCAGATTGGAAAACTTAGAGGAGAAGATGGAGGGTGTCATCCTTGAAGTG AAGAAATCGTCTCGTTTGCTCTCCAATCGACATACTGATCAACAGCCGAG ACAGGAGCCGTATCAGGAGAGTGGCACTGCGAGTGGATCGAACGCCAGAAACACTCACCTGCGTTTCCTGAATGGCCCGAACCTGAAGACTCCAATTTACACAGAGAAGAAAATCACATCCGAGAGCAATTCAGCTATCAGGATTGGCATCTTTGATGCTGATAACAAAATGATCAGGGAAGGCCCGCTCTCCAAGGTAAAAGTCGAGATGCTGGTCCTCCGTGGTGACTTCTGCAGCGACGGTCGTGAGAGCTGGACCGAAGAGGAGTTCAACAGCCACGTGGTGCAAGGCCGGCACGGACAAGGGTTTGTGTTGGGGGGTGATTGCAGTGTGTGGTTGAACAATGGGGAGGCCTCCTTCGGCGGCACTGTCCGTTTCAAAGAAGGTTCATCTAGAACTCGTAGTAGGAAATTCATTGTTGCAGCAAGAGTATGCATTGATGGAAAGGTCGCTGATCGAGTTCGTGAAGCTGTCATGAAGCCGGTGACCGTGCTGGATCGCAGGAATGAAG CAAATGAGAAGAGGCACCCTCCAGAACTGGACGATGAAGTGTACCGTCTGGAAGAAATCTCCAAAGATGGAACTTACCGCAAGAGGCTGAATGATGCTCAAATCTACACAGTGCGGGACTTCTTGAAGGCTTTGAATAAAGATGCAAACAAGCTCCGTGGAGAA ATACTCCGGATCAAGAGGCACAGTAGCTCTTGGGAGAAAATGGTTAAGCATGCCAGGGAGTGCTGTCTCACGGACATGCATGATCTCAAAGCATATCAGAATATAGAGGGAAACGTGGTGATCTTCCTCAACTGTGTGCATGATCTCGTTGGAGCAAAATTTGATGGTGTCTACACTGCACAGGAGAATTTTGATCCGGCTAAGAAG GCTCTAGCGTATGAGTTGAAGGAGTGTGCGCGCGATCAATTGGACAGCCTTCCGTTTAACTATGTGATGAATGGCCACCTTCCTGAGCAAGTTCCCTCTAGCACACGCTCTTCTTTGGGTGCAGCCATTCTTGCGCCGGATGAGGCACTCGAAG TACACGGAAATCAGTTGTATGATGGGATGATCAATCATGTCGTTCATGGTGATCAGAACACAGTTAACACACAATATTACAACCAAG GTGAAGGAATTCCACCACTTAGTCAGCAGCAGCCTATTGCTTTTTCCACACCTCCGCAGTGGGATGGTGAACTGCTAGACTGGATCTTGGAAG GTCAAGCGTGCATCCATAGCCAGATGCAAGTTCCCATGCCCATGGATGGTGGCAGTGCCATGGAGGCATCAACCTCTGTCCAAAATAGCGTTCTGCAGCAACCTTCTGTCACTGAACCATCGACATGGCATGGTGATCGTCTCCCTGGAGCGGAGCCTAGCGACTACCCGTTTCAAGGACCAGGTTATGAACGCTTTTAG